A genomic window from Streptomyces sp. HUAS YS2 includes:
- a CDS encoding helix-turn-helix domain-containing protein, protein MGVSPDVNDAMCPSRLVLEHVTSRWGVLVLAALLERSYRFSELRREIGGVSEKMLAQTLQTLERDGFVHRDAKPVIPPRVDYSLTELGAEAARQVWELARWTERRVPAVEAARVRYDEARRAATA, encoded by the coding sequence ATGGGAGTAAGTCCGGACGTCAACGATGCGATGTGCCCCTCGCGGCTGGTCCTGGAGCACGTGACGAGCCGCTGGGGCGTGCTGGTGCTGGCCGCGCTCCTGGAGCGCTCGTACCGCTTCAGCGAGCTGCGCCGCGAGATCGGCGGCGTCAGCGAGAAGATGCTCGCCCAGACCCTCCAGACCCTGGAGCGGGACGGGTTCGTGCACCGGGACGCCAAGCCGGTCATCCCGCCGCGGGTCGACTACAGCCTCACGGAGCTCGGTGCGGAGGCCGCCCGGCAGGTCTGGGAACTGGCCCGCTGGACCGAGCGCCGGGTGCCGGCCGTGGAGGCGGCGCGCGTGCGGTACGACGAGGCCCGCCGGGCCGCCACGGCATGA
- a CDS encoding sensor histidine kinase, which translates to MSTRTDVEADVHDVHDRPADDRPPRARIAALDGVTWREVAFLLANLPVTLIGFVYVVVTVVVGAGLAVTVIGLPWLALGLAGARGLGRAERRRARALLGVRVDEPSPLPRSRGGVLAAMWARVKDPVAWRTVLYDFIRLPWGILTFTLTLVSLVVLWPLLPVITRALSNVDRALVRGLLSPSDELERRIAELESDRGVVVDTAAADLRRIERDLHDGAQARLVALAMGLGLAKEKLLEDPEAAATMVDEAHGEVKLALQELRDLARGIHPAVLTDRGLDAALSSVAARCTVPVKVSVDLDVRPAEAIEGIAYFTVSELLQNVSKHARARSASVEVWRTSDRLLLQVSDDGRGGARLDAGSGLRGLAERLGAVDGVFVVASPEGEGTTVTAELPWRPRQTTTRT; encoded by the coding sequence ATGAGCACCCGTACTGACGTCGAGGCCGACGTCCACGACGTCCACGACCGCCCGGCCGACGACCGTCCGCCGCGCGCGCGGATCGCCGCACTCGACGGCGTGACCTGGCGCGAGGTCGCGTTCCTGCTGGCCAACCTGCCGGTCACGCTGATCGGGTTCGTGTACGTGGTGGTCACCGTGGTCGTCGGCGCCGGCCTCGCGGTGACGGTGATCGGGCTGCCGTGGCTGGCCCTGGGCCTCGCCGGTGCGCGCGGGCTCGGCCGTGCCGAGCGACGCCGGGCCCGGGCGCTGCTCGGGGTACGGGTGGACGAGCCGAGCCCGCTGCCGCGCAGCCGGGGCGGCGTGCTGGCGGCGATGTGGGCGCGGGTGAAGGACCCGGTGGCCTGGCGGACGGTGCTGTACGACTTCATCCGGCTGCCCTGGGGGATCCTGACGTTCACCCTCACACTGGTCTCGCTGGTGGTGCTCTGGCCGCTGCTGCCGGTGATCACCCGCGCCCTGTCGAACGTCGACCGGGCGCTGGTGCGCGGGCTGCTGTCCCCGTCCGACGAGCTGGAGCGGCGGATAGCCGAGCTGGAGTCGGACCGGGGCGTGGTCGTCGATACCGCCGCCGCCGACCTGCGCCGCATCGAGCGCGACCTGCACGACGGCGCGCAGGCCCGGCTCGTCGCCCTGGCGATGGGTCTCGGTCTCGCGAAGGAGAAGCTCCTGGAGGACCCGGAGGCGGCCGCGACGATGGTGGACGAGGCGCACGGCGAGGTGAAGCTGGCGCTCCAGGAGCTGCGCGACCTGGCCCGCGGCATCCACCCGGCGGTCCTGACGGACCGCGGCCTCGACGCGGCACTGTCCTCGGTCGCGGCCCGGTGCACGGTCCCGGTCAAGGTGAGCGTCGACCTGGACGTGCGGCCGGCGGAGGCGATCGAGGGGATCGCGTACTTCACCGTCTCGGAGCTGCTGCAGAACGTCTCCAAGCACGCGCGGGCGCGCAGCGCGTCCGTGGAGGTGTGGCGGACGTCGGACCGGCTGCTGCTGCAGGTCTCGGACGACGGGCGCGGCGGCGCCCGGCTCGACGCGGGCTCCGGTCTGAGGGGCCTGGCGGAGCGGCTGGGCGCGGTGGACGGCGTGTTCGTGGTGGCCTCGCCGGAGGGCGAGGGGACGACGGTGACGGCGGAACTGCCCTGGCGCCCGAGACAGACCACGACCCGCACCTGA
- the rarD gene encoding EamA family transporter RarD, with protein MWGLVPLFWPLLKPAGAVEILAHRMTWSLVVVGLALLVLRRWGWVRDLLRAPRKLGLLALAAAVITVNWGLYIWAVNSGQVVEASLGYFINPLVTIAMGVLLLKERLRPAQWAAVGIGFAAVLVLSVGYGRLPWISLTLAFSFAIYGLIKKKVNIGGLESLAAETALQFLPALGYLIWLGSTGNATFGAEGGGHMALLAATGIVTAAPLVCFGAAAIRVPLSTLGLLQYLAPVFQFGLGVVYFHEAMPPERWAGFSLVWLALTVLTWDALSTARRTRAEAARLAEAARLAEQEPAPTPEPASEHLPAAPSAQPGR; from the coding sequence ATGTGGGGTCTGGTCCCGCTCTTCTGGCCGCTCCTGAAGCCGGCCGGGGCGGTCGAGATCCTCGCCCACCGCATGACGTGGTCGCTGGTCGTCGTGGGTCTCGCGCTGCTCGTCCTGCGCCGCTGGGGCTGGGTGCGCGACCTGTTGCGCGCCCCGCGCAAGCTCGGACTGCTGGCCCTCGCCGCGGCCGTGATCACGGTCAACTGGGGCCTCTACATCTGGGCGGTGAACTCCGGCCAGGTCGTCGAGGCGTCCCTCGGCTACTTCATCAACCCGCTGGTCACCATCGCCATGGGCGTACTGCTCCTGAAGGAGCGGCTGCGGCCCGCGCAGTGGGCGGCGGTCGGCATCGGCTTCGCCGCCGTCCTCGTCCTCTCGGTCGGCTACGGGCGGCTGCCCTGGATCTCGCTCACCCTGGCCTTCTCCTTCGCGATCTACGGGCTCATCAAGAAGAAGGTCAACATCGGCGGCCTGGAGTCGCTGGCCGCCGAGACCGCCCTGCAGTTCCTGCCGGCGCTCGGCTATCTGATCTGGCTGGGCTCGACCGGGAACGCCACCTTCGGCGCCGAGGGCGGGGGCCACATGGCCCTGCTCGCCGCGACCGGCATCGTCACCGCCGCCCCGCTGGTCTGCTTCGGCGCCGCCGCGATCCGGGTGCCGCTGTCGACGCTCGGCCTGCTCCAGTACCTCGCGCCGGTGTTCCAGTTCGGGCTCGGCGTCGTGTACTTCCACGAGGCCATGCCGCCAGAGCGGTGGGCCGGCTTCTCGCTGGTGTGGCTGGCGCTGACGGTCCTGACCTGGGACGCGCTGAGCACGGCGCGCCGGACGCGGGCCGAGGCGGCCCGTCTGGCCGAGGCCGCGCGGCTCGCGGAGCAGGAGCCCGCCCCGACGCCGGAGCCCGCCTCGGAACACCTTCCCGCCGCCCCGTCGGCGCAGCCCGGCCGCTGA
- a CDS encoding SRPBCC domain-containing protein has product MPTGLTRDAGWEIGVSRTFPLPPSAVWDFVVSPEGVALWLGPGVVLPTEKGETYETADGVTGELRGYRPGDRVRLTYGPTTVQVAVSATGEGRAVLRFHQERMADEAERERQRAHWRAVMAEVARTLAP; this is encoded by the coding sequence ATGCCCACAGGACTGACCCGCGACGCGGGCTGGGAGATCGGCGTCTCCAGGACGTTCCCGCTGCCGCCGTCCGCCGTCTGGGACTTCGTCGTGAGCCCCGAGGGTGTCGCCCTGTGGCTCGGGCCCGGCGTCGTCCTTCCGACGGAGAAGGGGGAGACGTACGAGACCGCCGACGGCGTCACGGGCGAGCTGCGCGGCTACCGCCCGGGGGACCGGGTCCGTCTCACGTACGGTCCGACGACCGTCCAGGTCGCCGTCTCCGCGACGGGCGAGGGCCGCGCCGTCCTCCGCTTCCATCAGGAGCGGATGGCCGACGAGGCCGAACGCGAGCGTCAGCGCGCCCACTGGCGGGCCGTGATGGCGGAGGTGGCGCGGACCCTCGCGCCTTGA
- a CDS encoding DUF6401 family natural product biosynthesis protein — MNDSPGCPLVGVAAAYMSRLSEFSFEPGLVAAVDQHAAAVRDALVVPAQRRPSDVPDGRSSVRREDLSDYVLGFTDRLSAVDWVEPVGHDFATLRLTAICWLIREYDLLDA, encoded by the coding sequence ATGAACGATTCGCCCGGCTGCCCGCTGGTGGGTGTCGCCGCCGCCTACATGTCCCGGCTCTCGGAGTTCTCCTTCGAGCCGGGACTCGTGGCTGCCGTCGACCAGCACGCGGCGGCCGTGCGCGACGCCCTCGTCGTCCCCGCGCAGCGGCGGCCGTCGGACGTGCCGGACGGTCGGTCGTCCGTGCGGCGCGAGGACCTCTCCGACTACGTCCTCGGGTTCACCGACCGGCTCTCCGCGGTCGACTGGGTCGAGCCGGTCGGCCACGACTTCGCGACCCTGAGGCTGACCGCGATCTGCTGGCTGATCCGGGAGTACGACCTGCTGGACGCGTGA
- a CDS encoding NADH-quinone oxidoreductase subunit B — protein MDVSPAPVDLPEPKRLGVLSRLAPEPMKVVLNWGRRYSLWVFNFGLACCAIEFIAASMARHDFIRLGVIPFAPGPRQADLMIVSGTVTDKMAPAVKRLYEQMPEPKYVISFGACSNCGGPYWDSYSVTKGVDQIIPVDVYVPGCPPRPEALLQGILKLQEKIARESLGERYATPSVTQLTSGLVTPPKPGGTA, from the coding sequence ATGGACGTGAGCCCCGCACCCGTGGACCTGCCCGAGCCGAAGCGGCTGGGCGTCCTCTCCCGTCTCGCACCCGAGCCGATGAAGGTGGTCCTGAACTGGGGCCGCCGGTACAGCCTCTGGGTGTTCAACTTCGGGCTGGCCTGCTGCGCGATCGAGTTCATCGCCGCGTCGATGGCCCGGCACGACTTCATCCGGCTCGGCGTGATCCCGTTCGCGCCGGGACCCCGGCAGGCCGACCTGATGATCGTCTCCGGCACGGTGACGGACAAGATGGCGCCGGCCGTGAAGCGGCTGTACGAGCAGATGCCGGAGCCGAAGTACGTCATCTCCTTCGGCGCGTGTTCGAACTGCGGCGGTCCTTATTGGGACTCGTACTCGGTGACGAAGGGCGTCGACCAGATCATCCCGGTGGACGTGTACGTCCCCGGCTGCCCGCCGCGGCCCGAGGCGCTGCTGCAGGGCATCCTCAAGCTCCAGGAGAAGATCGCCCGCGAGAGCCTCGGCGAGCGGTACGCGACGCCGTCGGTGACCCAGCTGACGAGCGGCCTGGTGACGCCGCCGAAGCCGGGAGGCACGGCGTGA
- a CDS encoding 2-oxoacid:acceptor oxidoreductase subunit alpha → MTSQVSSPAEQADEADEANEAVVGEQRSAPATNGAEKEVRRLDRVIIRFAGDSGDGMQLTGDRFTSETASFGNDLSTLPNFPAEIRAPAGTLPGVSSFQLHFADHDILTPGDAPNVLVAMNPAALKANIGDVPRGGEIIVNTDEFAKRAMAKVGYDSSPLEDGSLAGYRVHPVPLTTLTVEALKDFGLSRKEAERSKNMFALGLLSWMYHRPTEGTETFLRQKFAKKPQIAEANVAAFRAGWNFGETTEDFAVSYEVAPATKAFPTGTYRNISGNLALSYGLIAAARQADLPLYLGSYPITPASDILHELSRHKNFGVRTFQAEDEIAGIGAALGAAFGGALGVTTTSGPGVALKSETIGLAVSLELPLLIVDIQRGGPSTGLPTKTEQADLLQAMYGRNGEAPVPIVAPKTPADCFDAALEAARIALTYRTPVLLLSDGYLANGSEPWRIPDVESLPDLSVTFATGPNHELADGTEVFWPYKRDPETLARPWALPGTPGLEHRIGGIEKQDGTGNISYDPANHEFMVRTRQAKVDGIDVPDVEVDDPDGAKTLVLGWGSTYGPITAAVRRLRVQGRPIAQAHLRHLNPFPKNLGEVLKRYEKVVVPEMNLGQLATLVRARYLVDARSHTQVNGMPFKAEQLAAALKEAIDD, encoded by the coding sequence GTGACCAGCCAGGTCAGTAGCCCGGCCGAGCAGGCCGACGAGGCCGATGAGGCCAATGAGGCAGTCGTCGGGGAACAGCGCAGCGCCCCGGCGACGAACGGCGCCGAGAAGGAAGTACGCCGTCTGGACCGTGTGATCATCCGGTTCGCGGGTGACTCCGGTGACGGCATGCAGCTCACGGGTGACAGGTTCACCTCGGAGACGGCGTCGTTCGGCAACGACCTGTCGACGCTGCCGAACTTCCCCGCGGAGATCAGGGCCCCTGCCGGGACCCTGCCGGGCGTCTCCTCGTTCCAGCTGCACTTCGCGGACCACGACATCCTCACCCCGGGCGACGCGCCGAACGTGCTGGTCGCGATGAACCCGGCCGCCCTGAAGGCCAACATCGGCGACGTGCCGCGCGGCGGCGAGATCATCGTCAACACGGACGAGTTCGCCAAGCGGGCCATGGCCAAGGTCGGCTACGACAGCTCCCCGCTGGAGGACGGCTCACTGGCCGGCTACCGGGTCCACCCGGTGCCGCTGACCACGCTGACCGTCGAGGCGCTGAAGGACTTCGGGCTCTCCCGCAAGGAGGCCGAGCGCTCCAAGAACATGTTCGCGCTCGGACTGCTCTCCTGGATGTACCACCGCCCCACCGAGGGCACCGAGACCTTCCTGCGCCAGAAGTTCGCCAAGAAGCCGCAGATCGCCGAGGCGAACGTGGCCGCCTTCCGGGCCGGCTGGAACTTCGGCGAGACGACCGAGGACTTCGCGGTCAGCTACGAGGTCGCGCCGGCCACGAAGGCGTTCCCGACGGGCACGTACCGCAACATCTCCGGGAACCTGGCCCTCTCCTACGGCCTGATCGCGGCCGCCCGGCAGGCGGACCTGCCGCTCTACCTGGGCTCGTACCCGATCACCCCGGCCTCGGACATCCTGCACGAGCTGAGCCGGCACAAGAACTTCGGCGTGCGGACCTTCCAGGCCGAGGACGAGATCGCCGGCATCGGCGCCGCGCTCGGCGCGGCCTTCGGTGGCGCGCTCGGCGTCACCACCACCTCCGGCCCCGGCGTGGCGTTGAAGTCGGAGACGATCGGCCTGGCGGTCTCCCTGGAGCTGCCGCTGCTGATCGTGGACATCCAGCGCGGCGGCCCGTCGACGGGCCTGCCGACCAAGACGGAGCAGGCCGACCTGCTCCAGGCCATGTACGGGCGCAACGGCGAGGCCCCGGTCCCGATCGTCGCCCCGAAGACCCCGGCGGACTGCTTCGACGCGGCCCTGGAGGCCGCCCGGATCGCGCTCACGTACCGCACGCCGGTCCTCCTGCTCTCCGACGGCTATCTCGCCAACGGCTCCGAGCCCTGGCGGATCCCCGACGTCGAGAGCCTGCCCGACCTGAGCGTCACCTTCGCCACCGGCCCGAACCACGAGCTGGCCGACGGCACCGAGGTCTTCTGGCCGTACAAGCGCGACCCCGAGACGCTCGCCCGTCCCTGGGCGCTGCCGGGCACGCCGGGCCTGGAGCACCGCATCGGCGGCATCGAGAAGCAGGACGGCACGGGCAACATCTCGTACGACCCGGCGAACCACGAGTTCATGGTCCGCACCCGTCAGGCCAAGGTCGACGGCATCGACGTCCCGGACGTGGAGGTCGACGACCCGGACGGCGCGAAGACCCTCGTGCTCGGCTGGGGCTCGACGTACGGGCCGATCACGGCCGCCGTGCGCCGGCTCCGCGTCCAGGGCCGTCCGATCGCCCAGGCGCACCTGCGCCACCTGAACCCCTTCCCGAAGAACCTCGGGGAGGTCCTGAAGCGGTACGAGAAGGTCGTCGTCCCCGAGATGAACCTGGGACAGCTGGCCACCCTCGTCCGCGCGCGCTACCTCGTCGACGCGCGCAGCCACACACAGGTGAACGGCATGCCGTTCAAGGCCGAGCAGCTCGCCGCGGCACTCAAGGAGGCCATCGATGACTGA
- a CDS encoding NADH-quinone oxidoreductase subunit A gives MPETTVSTVLAADYFESYSVVGLLAVLGVLFVAIAFGAGRLLRPVVPTPEKLLTYECGVDPVGEGWAHTQVRYYVYAFLYVIFAVDSIFLFPWATVFAAAGYGATTLVEMFIFLGFLAVGLLYAYKKGVLTWT, from the coding sequence GTGCCGGAGACGACCGTGTCGACCGTACTCGCGGCGGACTACTTCGAAAGCTATTCGGTCGTGGGACTGCTCGCCGTGCTCGGCGTGCTGTTCGTCGCGATCGCCTTTGGCGCGGGGCGGTTGCTGCGGCCGGTCGTGCCGACACCCGAGAAGCTGCTCACGTACGAGTGCGGCGTCGACCCGGTGGGCGAGGGCTGGGCGCACACCCAGGTCCGCTACTACGTCTACGCGTTCCTCTACGTGATCTTCGCCGTCGACTCGATCTTCCTGTTCCCCTGGGCGACGGTGTTCGCCGCGGCGGGATACGGCGCGACGACGCTCGTCGAGATGTTCATCTTCCTCGGCTTCCTGGCCGTGGGACTGCTCTACGCGTACAAGAAGGGCGTCCTGACATGGACGTGA
- a CDS encoding 2-oxoacid:ferredoxin oxidoreductase subunit beta produces MTESLLNLVPRAEAKQSMKDFKSDQEVRWCPGCGDYAVLAAVQGFMPELGLAKENIVFVSGIGCSSRFPYYMNTYGMHSIHGRAPAIATGLATSRRDLSVWVVTGDGDALSIGGNHLIHALRRNVNLKILLFNNRIYGLTKGQYSPTSELGKITKSTPMGSLDAPFNPVSLALGAEASFVARTVDSDRKHLTEVLRQAADHPGTALVEIYQNCNIFNDGAFEVLKDKDQAQEAVIRLEHGQPIRFGTDLAKGVVRDPATGDLRVVRVTPENEGQILVHDAHAASPTTAFALSRLADPDTLHQTPIGVFRSVERPVYDTLMAEQLDTAIEQNGKGDLTTLLTGNDTWTVVG; encoded by the coding sequence ATGACTGAGTCGCTCCTGAACCTGGTGCCCAGGGCAGAGGCCAAGCAGTCCATGAAGGACTTCAAGTCGGACCAGGAGGTCCGCTGGTGTCCGGGCTGCGGCGACTACGCGGTCCTCGCGGCCGTGCAGGGCTTCATGCCGGAGCTCGGCCTGGCCAAGGAGAACATCGTCTTCGTCTCCGGGATCGGCTGCTCGTCCCGGTTCCCGTACTACATGAACACGTACGGGATGCACTCCATCCACGGCCGCGCCCCGGCCATCGCGACCGGTCTGGCCACCTCGCGCCGCGACCTGTCGGTCTGGGTCGTGACCGGTGACGGCGACGCGCTGTCGATCGGCGGCAACCACCTGATCCACGCGCTGCGGCGCAATGTGAACCTGAAGATCCTGCTGTTCAACAACCGGATCTACGGCCTCACGAAGGGCCAGTACTCGCCGACGTCCGAACTCGGCAAGATCACCAAGTCGACGCCGATGGGCTCGCTGGACGCGCCCTTCAACCCGGTCTCGCTGGCGCTCGGCGCGGAGGCCTCGTTCGTCGCGCGGACGGTCGACTCGGACCGCAAGCACCTCACCGAGGTGCTCCGGCAGGCCGCCGACCACCCGGGCACGGCGCTGGTGGAGATCTACCAGAACTGCAACATCTTCAACGACGGCGCGTTCGAGGTCCTGAAGGACAAGGACCAGGCCCAGGAGGCGGTGATCCGGCTGGAGCACGGGCAGCCGATCCGCTTCGGCACGGACCTGGCGAAGGGCGTCGTCCGCGACCCGGCCACCGGTGACCTGCGGGTCGTCCGGGTGACTCCGGAGAACGAGGGCCAGATCCTGGTCCACGACGCGCATGCCGCGTCACCGACCACCGCCTTCGCGCTCTCGCGGCTCGCGGATCCGGACACGCTGCACCAGACGCCGATCGGCGTGTTCCGGTCGGTGGAGCGGCCGGTGTACGACACGCTCATGGCCGAGCAACTGGACACGGCGATCGAGCAGAACGGCAAGGGCGACCTCACCACGCTGCTGACCGGCAACGACACCTGGACGGTCGTCGGCTAG
- a CDS encoding sensor histidine kinase — MAHHRLPTALRAPIEARAWREFGYLLLSLPLSVVYFAFSIAAVSLGAGLLITFLGIPVLAGGLAMCRGFGALERARARGLLGLDIADPEPARGERGGVMSWVGAVLKSGASWRHLLYALVHMPWAIFAFSVAVTFWTTGWAMFTYPLWSWIFPTFVGRGGIQLYGDRSHSVELDTSTELALTSLFGLALVLVTPWIIRSLATVDRVMVVGLLGPSRLATRVSELESDRGVVVDTAAADLRRIERDLHDGAQARLVALAMDLGLAKEKLAEDPRAAAVMVEEAHVEVKTALQELRDLARGIHPAILTDRGLDAALSAVAARCTVPVTVEVDLPSRPAAAIEGIAYFTVSELLQNVSKHARARRAFVDVWRTGDRLLLQVRDDGRGGADPEAGSGLAGLTERLDAVDGVLAVDSPVGGPTTVTAELPWRG, encoded by the coding sequence ATGGCCCACCACCGCCTGCCGACCGCGCTCCGTGCGCCGATCGAGGCCCGCGCCTGGCGCGAGTTCGGGTACCTGCTGCTCAGCCTGCCCCTGAGCGTCGTGTACTTCGCGTTCTCCATCGCCGCCGTCTCGCTGGGCGCCGGGCTGCTGATCACCTTCCTCGGCATCCCCGTCCTGGCCGGCGGCCTGGCCATGTGCCGCGGCTTCGGTGCCCTGGAGCGGGCCCGGGCCCGCGGGCTGCTCGGCCTGGACATCGCCGACCCGGAGCCCGCCCGCGGCGAGCGCGGCGGCGTGATGTCCTGGGTCGGGGCGGTCCTGAAGAGCGGCGCCTCCTGGCGTCACCTGCTGTACGCGCTGGTGCACATGCCGTGGGCGATCTTCGCGTTCTCGGTCGCGGTGACGTTCTGGACGACCGGCTGGGCCATGTTCACGTACCCGCTGTGGAGCTGGATCTTCCCGACCTTCGTGGGCCGGGGCGGCATCCAGCTGTACGGCGACCGCAGCCACAGCGTCGAACTCGACACGTCCACGGAGCTCGCCCTGACCAGCCTGTTCGGTCTGGCTCTGGTCCTGGTCACGCCGTGGATCATCCGGTCGCTCGCCACCGTCGACCGGGTGATGGTCGTCGGGCTGCTCGGCCCGTCGCGGCTGGCCACCCGGGTCTCGGAGCTGGAGTCGGACCGCGGCGTGGTCGTCGACACCGCCGCCGCCGACCTGCGCCGCATCGAGCGCGACCTGCACGACGGCGCGCAGGCCCGGCTCGTCGCCCTGGCCATGGACCTGGGGCTGGCGAAGGAGAAGCTGGCCGAGGACCCGCGGGCGGCGGCGGTGATGGTCGAGGAGGCGCACGTCGAGGTGAAGACGGCGCTGCAGGAGCTGCGCGACCTGGCCCGCGGCATCCACCCGGCGATCCTCACCGACCGCGGTCTCGACGCGGCGCTCTCCGCCGTCGCGGCCCGCTGCACGGTCCCGGTGACGGTCGAGGTGGATCTGCCGTCCCGGCCGGCCGCGGCGATCGAGGGCATCGCGTACTTCACGGTGTCGGAGCTGCTGCAGAACGTGTCGAAGCACGCGCGGGCCCGCCGGGCCTTCGTGGACGTGTGGCGCACGGGCGACCGGCTGCTGCTCCAGGTCAGGGACGACGGGCGGGGCGGCGCGGACCCGGAGGCGGGCAGCGGGCTCGCCGGGCTCACGGAGCGGCTGGACGCGGTCGACGGTGTCCTGGCGGTCGACTCGCCGGTGGGCGGCCCGACGACGGTCACCGCCGAGCTCCCCTGGCGCGGCTGA
- a CDS encoding SDR family oxidoreductase: MSIVVTGATGQLGRLVIDELLTAVPAASVAAVVRDKEKAADLAERGVELRIADYDRPESLADVFEEGDRVLLISGNEVGRRVPQHTAVISAAKAAGVAQLAYTGILGGPEADFRLAAEHKETERLILDSGLPYTFLRNGWYTENYTGNLAPVLAHGAVVANAGEGRIASAARADYAAAAAAVLTGPAEEHLNRAYELSGDTAWSLAEYAAEIARQTGREITYREVPAASHLEILTGVGVPEPFAAILVDVDEAIGRGALAATTGDLARLTGRPTTPIADTIAEALRRA; the protein is encoded by the coding sequence ATGAGCATCGTCGTCACCGGAGCCACCGGACAGCTGGGCCGCCTCGTCATCGACGAGCTGCTCACCGCCGTTCCCGCCGCGTCGGTCGCCGCCGTCGTCCGCGACAAGGAGAAGGCCGCCGACCTGGCCGAGCGCGGTGTGGAGCTGCGGATCGCCGACTACGACCGCCCGGAGAGCCTGGCGGACGTGTTCGAGGAGGGCGACCGGGTGCTGCTGATCTCCGGCAACGAGGTCGGCCGCCGCGTCCCCCAGCACACCGCCGTGATCTCCGCGGCCAAGGCGGCGGGCGTCGCCCAGCTCGCGTACACCGGGATCCTCGGCGGCCCCGAGGCCGACTTCCGGCTGGCGGCCGAGCACAAGGAGACCGAGCGACTGATCCTCGACTCGGGCCTGCCGTACACCTTCCTGCGCAACGGCTGGTACACGGAGAACTACACCGGCAACCTCGCCCCCGTGCTCGCGCACGGCGCCGTCGTCGCCAACGCCGGCGAGGGCCGCATCGCCTCCGCCGCCCGCGCCGACTACGCCGCCGCCGCGGCCGCCGTCCTCACCGGCCCGGCCGAGGAGCACCTGAACCGCGCGTACGAGCTGAGCGGCGACACCGCCTGGTCGCTCGCCGAGTACGCCGCCGAGATCGCCCGGCAGACCGGCCGGGAGATCACCTACCGCGAGGTCCCGGCCGCCTCGCACCTGGAGATCCTCACCGGTGTCGGCGTCCCGGAGCCGTTCGCCGCGATCCTCGTGGACGTGGACGAGGCCATCGGACGGGGCGCGCTGGCCGCGACCACCGGCGACCTGGCGCGACTGACCGGCCGGCCCACCACCCCGATCGCCGACACGATCGCCGAGGCGCTCCGCAGGGCCTGA
- a CDS encoding response regulator transcription factor: protein MRVVIAEDSVLLREGLTRLLTDRGHEVVAGVGDGDALVKTVAELAAEGAAPDVVVADVRMPPTHTDEGVRAAVKLRKEHPGIGVLVLSQYVEEQYATELLAGSSTGVGYLLKDRVAEVREFVDAVVRVARGGTALDPEVVQQLLGRSRKQDVLTGLTPREREVLGLMAEGRTNSAIARQLVVSDGAVEKHVSNIFLKLGLSPSDGDHRRVLAVLTYLDS from the coding sequence GTGCGGGTGGTCATCGCCGAGGATTCAGTGCTGCTGCGTGAGGGCCTGACCCGGTTGCTGACCGACCGGGGGCACGAGGTCGTCGCGGGCGTCGGCGACGGGGACGCACTGGTCAAGACGGTGGCGGAGCTCGCCGCCGAGGGGGCGGCGCCGGACGTGGTGGTGGCCGACGTGCGGATGCCGCCGACGCACACCGACGAGGGCGTCCGCGCGGCGGTGAAGCTGCGCAAGGAACACCCGGGGATAGGCGTGCTCGTCCTGTCACAGTACGTGGAGGAGCAGTACGCCACCGAACTGCTGGCCGGTTCCAGCACCGGCGTCGGCTATCTGCTGAAGGACCGGGTCGCCGAGGTTCGGGAGTTCGTGGACGCGGTGGTGCGGGTGGCCCGGGGCGGTACGGCCCTGGATCCCGAGGTCGTCCAGCAGCTGCTCGGCCGCAGCCGCAAGCAGGACGTGCTGACCGGCCTGACGCCGCGCGAGCGCGAGGTCCTGGGGCTGATGGCCGAGGGCCGGACGAATTCGGCGATCGCACGCCAGCTGGTGGTGAGCGACGGCGCGGTGGAGAAGCATGTCAGCAACATCTTCCTGAAGCTGGGGCTCTCCCCCAGTGACGGAGACCACCGCCGCGTTCTGGCCGTGCTGACCTATCTCGATTCGTAG